In Peromyscus eremicus chromosome X, PerEre_H2_v1, whole genome shotgun sequence, the sequence TGCACCCCTGACATGGTGCCAACTCCAATTACAAGACATTCCACAAGAGCATCAAGGGTGAATGTGGGACCCAGAACTGCCATTCCACGAGCTATATTTTCCCTTACTTCATCCTGTGAGTTTGAACTTAGGGCAAACTTGGCTAGTGTGCTCGCTCTTGAAAGGTCAATCAAAAGCAGGAAAAAGGGCAAAGCTTCATTCAAGCCTGTCAGCTCTTTGTCTAAGAAGTGAACGACAACCTTACTAAAGACAAAACTGGAGAAGATTGTGAACAGGCCAGTGATACCCAAAATATATTTTGACCCAAGTTGACGTAAGTTCTGGAACTGGAAGTAAATGTACAGGATGGCGATGCACCGTGTTATGGTGAGGATGATGATGTCACTGCTCAATACATCCTCTTCAAATTTGGGGCACTCATAATTCCAACCACAGATCTTGTTGTTGCCAGTAAACATGTTCATGGACATCATACAGATGGTGAACGTCACTGTCCCCACAATAACTTCCCGGGGATGGGAGGCCACGAAGAGGCCATGCATATGGAAAAGTCTTGACAACATCGTAGCTACATGGTCCTTGGATCCTCCGGATCTCAATGGAGGGCACCAAGCCGGCCCAGCAGATGGctcaggctgttcttccagaggacccgggttcaattcccagcacccacatggcagctcacacctgtctgtaactccagttccagggcttctgacaccttcacacagacacacacacaggtaaaaacaccaatgctcataaaataaaaaaaaataaattaaaaaaaaaatgcctggctagctcagttggtagagcatgggactcttaatcccagggtcatgggtttgtgccccacgttgggcgccagatgttggtgaaattattaaggccactccatgtagttaaaaggagatttatttaatggcgtaacttacaaattaagggataggtaggtcgtggggtctggggaaggtgtatcgcagtccagcggtgttctctggagctctgcttggtccacctccaccatccagggtcctggaatggAGCTAGcgctcgccgatccagatctcaggtccccaggtgcctcccttggccccgccttgtaggcgtgacagtcaccgaagtctcaatgggggtcggaacttccagatcaaagctggaatggctacccactacacctgaaGCACTGGGTAGCTTTGTCATTTTATCAAAAAGTGGATTCTCTAGAAGACAACTGCTTGAAGAACTTCTATCCAGAAAAGGGAAGGCCTGGAGGAGGAGTAGATACTATACAATGGATACTATAGCATTATAAAGTATTAGCTTCTCAACATTTTCTTCCATTTGCAGCTTAATGGCATGTTACTGACTCCAATCATAAGTATTGGCCATCATCAAGGtcaatactactactactattactatgaTTGATAAGTGTAATTTTTGTTGTGTACGGTGTTCCCCACACTTTGCATGCATTAAGATTCATGATTGCTTGTGATGCCTGTTTTGAGCAtcttaaagattaaaaacaaaaacaaaaacaaaaacaaaaacaaaaaaaaacgctACAGCACAAAGAATTGAAATgaattatctggggtcacagagcAGATGGTGGGCCAGTAACAAATCCAAATGGGCTGAATCTATAACCTACTCTCTTAGTTTCTAGGATAGAAGCAAGCATGCTTCATTTCTGCCTCAAAAGCCCTCTCATAtctgcctttcttcctgcttGAAAATATcctgccttttgttgttgttgtttatcatTCACATTAACTTAACCTCATGCCTTTCTTTTAAACTTCAAATTGTTtggttttacatatgtgtgtggggtggtggtggtacatgtatGCCAGAatgtgtatgtggagggcagAGTACATCTTTCTGGAATTAGTTCTCTTTTTCCAGCATGTGGGTTCCTAGCACCAGACTCATGTCATCAGatttggcagcaagagcctttacctgctgagccatctcaacagccccaTAAAGGCCTTTCTTCATCATCTAATCTAAAGTAGCTGTACCCTATTTAATGCCGTCATATGAccacataaaatatcacatttttgtGCTTATTTTCTTGTTCCACTCCAACAGGATAGAAAACTCCTTCAAGGTGGGAATGTTAGTTTGTTTTGATGAGAAGTATATCACTAGCATCTAAAACAGTGCCTGGGGActaggaagatggttcagtgactacaagtttgctgtgcaagcattagTACCCAAGATTAGATGCCCGCAGCCGCATaaaaaccaggcatggcagcacattctcagcacctgtaatcccagtactgtggagggcagagatggGAAGATAGCTGCAGCTTCATGGTGGCATGCCTATCtggattcagtgagaaaccctgtctcaggggaataaAGTAAAGAATGATAGAGCAAAACAGCTGAtggcctcctctggcttctgcatgcacaCAAGTGTTCACACTTGCATAcccacacatattcatacatcgtgcacatatataccacactcatacacatatgagAAGATGCATGATAGTCcatagaataaatttaaaaaaaaaaaaacgaaacagTGACTGTCATATGGGAAGAAGCAGGTAGACACTTGTGAATTGAAAGCATTACTATGTTGTGTCAGATCAGTGAAACTTTGTGTTGGGGAGGTGACAGCTTTGAAGCCTTGATCTGCAGGTAAGAACCTATTTATAGATTGAGTCCACACTTGACAATATATGTCCCTTTGTGCTTCATGTTAGGCTAAATGTATTCAGTAGACCGGAGTGCAAGGGATGATAAATGTTATGGTAAATATTTCACTCATCAAATAGTCCAAAGAAAAGGCTTTACTTTGTAGTGTTTTCTGACTTTCATGGTGTAACTCTTCCCATCAAAGCTTAAAACATCAGGCTTCAAGCTCTCAGAGTTAGAAGGACTTTGGAGTTTCACTACTAAAGTCTATACTAGTTTATATTGTTTCTATTGCACATACACAGTGGTCATAAGCAACATCAACAACACAGATGGTAACAAAACATAGTGAAATATTGAGGATGTCATAAATGttaatcattttcttttgttcttatagAACTTAACAGAAAGTTTCTAGAACTTAATGTTTAATGATGACCATATTTCACAACCAATACATGACATTTTTCAAATGGTAGCAATTGACTTTCATGAGCTAGTAGAAGCCAGCTCCAGTACATGACCGGGCCAGCACTCCTAGCAAATAGTCACAGCTGCTTTCCCAAGCTTCGGACACATGCATACAACAACTGATTTTAGTGTGAGTTGGAGAGGAAGTGTTGACAACTGCAGTGGGAAATACAGGTGGACTCTTAATGGCTTCTATTCTAGGGCCTCCCAGTTTTGCATTTTTGAGGCACTTGGCATTTGTGTCTTTGAGATCATCTCAGAGTTGTAATACTATGGAAAATCACTACTAAAACAGAAAGTTAGGGATTAGAAAAGATGCTCCCAAATGGAGCTGCTGAATACCCACTGGCTCTATATTATGCCACAGCTGACTTGCCCATATTTTTGTGTTGTTAAGCAATATAATATAGTACTTAGGAGCTCTAGGTAAATTGTGTGAGTCAACATCTGCTGCTGCTTAATGGTTGTGTGCATTTAAGCAGGTTGCTTAAAATTTTATGCCTTACTACAGTATTAAAATGGGTATAGGATAGTATCCATTTAAAGGTCAATGTGATTATCAAATTGTTTAATATATGCAAAACAATTAAAATAGTGCATGATACATAAGTATTGCATGACCATGTTCCCAACTTTCCCTGCAATTCTGGAACAAAATTCTTTTCTGGAAACTGGGACTACCACTGTTACTTATGCTGATGTTCTAAAAGGCTGAGAGTTTTAGCAGCATCAGTGGGTTGCATACTAACACTCCACAGTTCCAATGCTGGGCTGTCACTTGACAGATTATCTACATACACACCACTATCACAGCACTCCCTTGTGAAATGCAAACAGAAGTCTCCAGGGACCAAGTGGATATTAAAGCTTGCTTGATACCCTGTTCCTGACAAGTTACATCAGAAATGTTGCTGTGGTTTTGATCAGAGGTGGATCTTTATGCCTATGAATGTCAGAGAGCTAGGATACTTTTGCCCCTTGATGTGATATTTGAGATCAAAGAAGTTTCCTGAAGCAACTTCTTCAATAAATGTaagtttagaaaagaaaaatacctgtGCCTAACTAGAAAGCCAAAGAACAACTCATTAAAGATAGGATGGTAAGGCACAACCATGGGTTTGCTCATCACTGTGTAACAACTGGCTGtaaaggtgggaggagggagccaAGATGTGCAGTGTCTAGCAATTTTCATGGTGTAAATATTTCTATCACAGATGACTTCAAACAACCAATATGGCATTTCTATGTGCAGAGTTGAGAAGAGATGCATGAATTTAACTATTGTGAGCGACAGCTTCCTGTCTATAAAAACACCAAGAAAGCAATAAAGGAGAAGAACAATTAGCTGGTGGCAGACATGAAAAACCTAGACTAAATCTTGAGCCTCAAAAAAAAGTAATATGCTAAGATAGGTATATaaagcatttaaaaagaaataacagtaGAGTGAGCAATTGTATTTACTGTAACACATTCTGTTTGTGCTGGCCCTATGTCATTGCTGAGTGATGACTGAAAAGAAATAGAGAatgttaaatatgaaaataaggaaatagaatATTTTTGTCATCAAAGTGAGGTACTTTTATCTATAATGAGGCACAAGCAGAAGAAGCAGCACTTTGGGAGTTGAAAATGGGCAatatcctttgtgtgtgtgtgtgtgtgtgtgtgtgtgtgtgtgtgtgtgtgtgtgtgtgtgtgtgtttgcttaacAGACATACCAGATAGGAAACCTACAGGCTTTTTTTGTATTCTGCATTTATACATGTCACTATAAATAGATTGATAAACAAATACATCAATTTCACTTGAGAGGTACAGCACAGAGGATCGCCTTATGATTGATTTGTAGATGGTCATAGATGAATGCAAACATTTTGTAGAGCTTTGTACAAAACCTTCTAAGGCAGAGGTATAAGCATAAACTTCTAGTGACAGATCAAGTGATAGCAGTTCTGTGGGTCTAGAAAGTTTCTTTGGTGGCCTATGTAGCGGTATTTGGTATCTCTGAGGTACTATTTCAAAGGCTGCTTAAATAAAGCTCTTTACCACTAGAATTATCCCTTGGGTGTGATGTCAGCAAGACAGTTGACTATGAGGTCAAGAGCACATTCTTCACAAAGCAACTGCCACTTACAAAAAGAGTCCTGAGATAATTCTAGACTACAATGAAAAAACTGAGGCCACCCATTGGGATGCAAACAACATGAACTGCATTAAAAACAACaggaaggggggctggagagatagctcagtggttaagagcactggctacccttccagagggcccaggttgaattcccagcacatgcatgacagctcacagctgtctgtacctccaattccaggggatctgacaccctcacacagacatacatgcaggcaaaacaccaatgcacataaaataaaaattaaataaatttaaaaaagaaacaacaacaggaAGCATTTTCTCTATTTCACGCCATCCCATAGATGAGATCTCAGTACAGCTGAGATCCAAGAAagatttccttagtcatgatTATTCCCAGTGGAGGAAAAGAAAGCAGGAGGACTGAAGCAGCCTTCACCACCCAAGACCTACTGTAGGCCATGGCGTTGCCACAGAAACTAAATACGTTCTCAACCAGCCATTCCTGAAGCTCTTGCCAACAGTGTTTTCTGAAGTTTAAATAACTGTTTCCTAGGCTGCAGCATGAgcatcaatacacacacacacacacacacacacacacacacacacacacacacacagagagagagagaatgagagagagagagagagagagagagagagagagagagagagagagagagatgcctaaCTGTACTAACTGTATCCTGGGTTCTGGCATTAGATGAGATCCCCTTGGTCAGAATTATTGAATATAGAGGAAGGTGAGAAAGGAAGATCCAAGTGCTTTCCTTCTGTGGACACAAACATCTTTCATTGCCACAAAATTAGGTAGTCTTAATTGACACTGACCTCCACTCATGGAATTAGATGGAATTAGTTTTATCCTGCACTATTGTGTCCTGTAGTCTTAGCCTCTGAAACTTCATTAACCAAGGGGGCCAACATACTGCCTCTGTCATCCCTTTTTTAGATCTTGGGTAACACCATACAGACAGTGACTCATTGTACCAGGGAGTAAGACAGGTAGGTATGTAAGCACAAGAATTTGCCTTGGAACTAATTGCTGAGttggaaaaaattaaacattGGAGGGATCCTAGCAGTTGATTACCCGGGGCCAGTACCTAGGGACAGGGTTTCTGGAGCTGTCTTCAGATGGAGATTCATGGGCCcaggcaggtagatttctattTAACCAGCATAAACTGCAGCTAGCTGCAGTAGTCTTGGGCCACTTATGTTCTAATGTAGCAGGTGGAATAATAGCATGGATCTTAATCTTTCCACTGTACCTCACTGGCCTCAGCATATGATGGGCTCTGGGATGCGACAGTGTCACCATGTTGGTGGCCACATAATTGGTCACCTCAATCTCCTGCTAGACACTAGGCAAAACAAAGGGAAAACTATATTTTACTTtcggaaagaaaaggaaggcatgTGCCAAGTTTTTGGATCTCAGGGCCAGTCCTTCCATAGTAAGGGCCATTGCTGAGCT encodes:
- the LOC131899653 gene encoding 3-hydroxy-3-methylglutaryl-coenzyme A reductase-like; its protein translation is MLSRLFHMHGLFVASHPREVIVGTVTFTICMMSMNMFTGNNKICGWNYECPKFEEDVLSSDIIILTITRCIAILYIYFQFQNLRQLGSKYILGITGLFTIFSSFVFSKVVVHFLDKELTGLNEALPFFLLLIDLSRASTLAKFALSSNSQDEVRENIARGMAVLGPTFTLDALVECLVIGVGTMSGVQQLEIMCCFGCMSVLANYFMFMTFFSQLVCPWS